A single window of Bacteroidales bacterium DNA harbors:
- a CDS encoding tetratricopeptide repeat protein, which yields MKIKNNIDDIEKYLNNELSAGELNSFEDELRKNKKLADEVKLRIEVKDFLKSKDEIEYRSLLDEIKEDMIGDENIEQGAKKSKVIRMHPFRWQYAAAAVLLLGMITAAIFFMLRPAENERLYAQNFTPYNASDLVRSDEQAALTPFQSALNEYNSGNYEKSWKLFKDISSSNQDNAEAFFIRGISAMEINNFDDALSSFIEVANDQNSLYAEHAEWYMALCYLKKDDKENALKYLNKIIAEKNIYRNKATEIIEKLSD from the coding sequence ATGAAGATAAAGAATAACATTGATGATATTGAAAAATATTTAAACAACGAACTTTCAGCGGGTGAACTTAATTCGTTTGAAGATGAATTAAGAAAAAATAAAAAATTAGCTGATGAAGTTAAATTGCGCATAGAAGTAAAAGATTTTCTGAAAAGCAAAGATGAAATTGAATACCGCTCATTATTAGATGAAATCAAAGAAGACATGATCGGTGATGAAAACATTGAGCAGGGGGCTAAGAAATCAAAAGTAATCCGTATGCATCCTTTCCGTTGGCAATATGCAGCTGCAGCTGTTTTGCTTTTGGGAATGATAACTGCTGCAATATTCTTTATGTTACGTCCGGCAGAAAATGAACGTTTGTATGCCCAGAACTTTACTCCCTATAATGCTTCCGATCTTGTACGCTCAGATGAACAGGCTGCACTTACACCGTTCCAGTCAGCGCTGAATGAATACAATTCAGGGAATTATGAAAAATCATGGAAATTATTCAAGGATATTTCTTCTTCAAATCAGGATAATGCCGAAGCTTTTTTTATAAGAGGAATCTCCGCAATGGAAATAAATAATTTTGATGATGCACTATCATCATTTATTGAAGTGGCAAATGATCAGAATTCACTGTATGCCGAGCATGCAGAATGGTATATGGCTTTATGCTATTTAAAGAAAGATGATAAGGAAAATGCACTGAAATATTTGAATAAGATTATAGCGGAAAAAAACATATACAGGAATAAAGCAACGGAAATTATTGAGAAACTGAGCGATTAA